From Shewanella yunxiaonensis, the proteins below share one genomic window:
- a CDS encoding Crp/Fnr family transcriptional regulator translates to MKLHSPHDSFDHTTLTQLFDNCRSRQLRAGEILSFPQDANDQIFYLQRGRLRVYLSYGDKLLTLTLLQAGDIYSSHTRAFVDALDDSCVALCDLRTFSARVGKHPALNGAVTRVLSQTLSGCIDTIENLAFRDVRARLACFLLGQAPANTADPVLLELQLNTEQMAQMIGTSRQTLSTLLSELQRDGIVKKLQRGQLQLCDRQRLLQIASL, encoded by the coding sequence ATGAAGTTACATTCGCCGCACGACTCATTCGATCACACCACGCTGACACAGCTGTTTGATAATTGCCGGAGCCGCCAATTGCGCGCCGGTGAAATTCTCAGTTTCCCACAGGATGCGAATGATCAAATCTTCTATCTGCAGCGCGGTCGGCTGCGAGTCTACCTGAGCTATGGCGATAAGTTGCTGACGCTCACCCTATTGCAAGCCGGCGATATTTATAGCAGTCATACGCGCGCATTTGTGGATGCGTTGGATGACAGTTGCGTAGCGCTGTGCGATCTGCGCACCTTTTCAGCACGGGTCGGCAAACATCCGGCGTTAAACGGCGCCGTCACCCGTGTACTTTCACAAACACTTTCCGGCTGTATCGATACCATTGAAAACTTGGCGTTTCGGGACGTGCGCGCCCGCTTAGCGTGCTTTTTGCTGGGGCAGGCACCCGCAAATACCGCAGACCCTGTCCTGTTGGAGCTACAATTGAATACCGAACAGATGGCGCAGATGATTGGTACCTCGCGGCAAACGTTATCGACATTACTTTCAGAATTGCAACGCGATGGCATTGTCAAAAAGCTGCAGCGCGGCCAATTGCAGTTATGCGACCGCCAGCGATTGCTGCAAATCGCATCGCTGTAA